One Roseburia rectibacter DNA window includes the following coding sequences:
- the argC gene encoding N-acetyl-gamma-glutamyl-phosphate reductase, whose amino-acid sequence MIRAGIIGATGYAGNELVRILMGHKEVEIKWYGSRSYIDKKYAEVYQNMFEIVDDVCLDDNMDELASQVDVIFTATPQGFLAGVLTEDILNKVKIIDLSADFRIKDVSVYEKWYKIEHKTPQFIEEAVYGLCEINRDKVKGARLIANPGCYTTCSILTAYPLVKEGMIDPNTLIIDAKSGTSGAGRGAKLPNLFCEVNENMKAYGVTNHRHTPEIEEQLGYAAGKEIVVNFTPHLVPMNRGILATEYATLVKKADGSLPSDEEVKAVYDKYYAKEKFVRVLEKDICPETKWVEGSNYVDVNFKIDERTGRIVMMGALDNLVKGAAGQAVQNMNLLFGFDEAEGLNMVPMFP is encoded by the coding sequence ATGATAAGAGCAGGAATTATCGGAGCAACCGGTTATGCAGGAAATGAACTGGTTCGTATTTTAATGGGACATAAAGAAGTGGAGATCAAATGGTATGGATCCCGCAGTTACATAGATAAAAAATATGCAGAAGTTTATCAGAACATGTTTGAGATCGTGGATGATGTGTGCTTAGACGATAACATGGATGAACTTGCAAGCCAGGTGGATGTGATCTTTACAGCAACTCCGCAGGGATTTTTAGCAGGGGTGCTGACAGAAGATATATTAAATAAGGTAAAGATCATAGATTTGAGTGCTGATTTCAGAATCAAGGATGTATCTGTTTATGAGAAATGGTACAAGATCGAGCACAAGACTCCGCAGTTTATTGAAGAAGCTGTTTATGGACTCTGTGAGATCAACCGTGATAAAGTAAAAGGAGCAAGATTGATTGCAAATCCGGGTTGTTATACCACTTGCTCTATTCTGACAGCGTACCCGCTTGTAAAAGAGGGCATGATCGATCCTAATACGCTGATCATTGATGCAAAATCAGGAACTTCCGGTGCAGGGCGTGGCGCGAAACTGCCAAATCTGTTCTGTGAAGTCAATGAAAACATGAAAGCATATGGAGTGACAAATCACCGTCATACACCGGAGATCGAGGAACAGCTTGGTTATGCGGCAGGAAAAGAGATCGTTGTTAATTTTACACCGCATCTGGTTCCGATGAACCGTGGTATTCTTGCAACAGAGTATGCGACACTGGTGAAAAAAGCAGATGGCAGCCTTCCTTCTGATGAAGAAGTAAAAGCAGTCTATGATAAATATTATGCGAAAGAAAAATTTGTCCGTGTACTTGAGAAAGATATCTGCCCGGAGACGAAATGGGTAGAGGGCAGCAACTATGTGGATGTCAACTTTAAGATTGATGAGAGAACCGGCCGTATCGTGATGATGGGAGCACTTGATAATCTGGTAA
- a CDS encoding argininosuccinate synthase has protein sequence MKEKVILAYSGGLDTTAIIPWLKENYDYEVICCCIDCGQEEELDGLEERAISCGASKLYIVDIIDEFCDDYIMPCVQANAIYENKYLLGTSMARPLIAKKLVEVARKEGATAICHGATGKGNDQIRFELGIKALAPDLKIIAAWRDPKWTMDSRESEIEYCKAHGIHLPFSADTSYSRDRNIWHISHEGLELEDPACEPNYDHLLVLGVSPEKAPEEGEYVTMTFEKGVPTSVNGKEMKVSDIIRELNRLGGKHGVGIIDIVENRVVGMKSRGVYETPGGTILMEAHQQLEELVLDRATMEVKKDMGNKLAQIVYEGKWFTPLCDAVRAFVTSTQEYVTGEVKFKLYKGNIIKAGTTSKYSLYSESLASFTTGDLYDHHDASGFITLFGLPLKVRAMKMQEIGEKNKYED, from the coding sequence ATGAAGGAAAAAGTTATTTTAGCGTACTCCGGCGGACTTGATACCACCGCCATTATTCCATGGTTAAAGGAAAATTATGATTACGAAGTTATCTGCTGCTGTATCGACTGCGGTCAGGAAGAAGAATTAGACGGTCTTGAAGAAAGAGCTATCTCCTGTGGAGCTTCCAAATTATACATTGTAGATATCATCGACGAGTTCTGTGATGATTACATTATGCCATGTGTTCAGGCAAATGCCATTTACGAGAACAAATATTTACTTGGAACCTCTATGGCACGTCCTCTGATCGCTAAGAAATTAGTTGAAGTTGCAAGAAAAGAAGGCGCTACTGCAATCTGCCACGGTGCTACCGGTAAAGGAAACGATCAGATCCGTTTCGAGCTTGGCATCAAAGCACTTGCTCCTGACTTAAAGATCATCGCTGCATGGAGAGATCCGAAGTGGACTATGGATTCCCGTGAATCAGAGATCGAATACTGCAAAGCACACGGCATTCATCTTCCATTCTCTGCCGACACAAGCTACAGCCGTGACCGTAACATCTGGCACATCAGCCATGAAGGTCTTGAATTAGAGGATCCTGCATGCGAGCCTAACTACGACCACCTTTTAGTTCTCGGTGTTTCCCCGGAAAAAGCTCCGGAAGAAGGCGAATATGTAACTATGACATTTGAGAAAGGTGTTCCGACTTCCGTAAACGGAAAAGAGATGAAGGTTTCCGATATCATCCGTGAATTAAACCGTCTCGGCGGCAAACATGGTGTCGGCATCATTGATATCGTTGAGAACCGTGTTGTTGGTATGAAATCCCGCGGTGTATACGAGACTCCTGGCGGAACGATCTTAATGGAAGCTCATCAGCAGTTAGAGGAGCTTGTTTTAGACCGTGCTACCATGGAAGTAAAAAAAGATATGGGAAACAAACTTGCCCAGATCGTTTACGAAGGAAAATGGTTCACACCTTTATGTGATGCAGTCAGAGCTTTCGTTACTTCCACACAGGAATATGTAACCGGTGAAGTAAAATTCAAATTATACAAAGGTAACATCATCAAAGCCGGAACTACTTCAAAATATTCTCTGTACAGTGAGTCACTCGCAAGTTTCACAACCGGTGATCTTTATGACCATCATGATGCTTCCGGATTTATCACACTGTTCGGACTTCCATTAAAAGTTCGTGCTATGAAAATGCAGGAGATCGGCGAGAAAAACAAATACGAGGATTAA
- a CDS encoding amidohydrolase: MEQKVLEQKLTDFFEELHSHPELSYEEYETTERIKRELHAAGIEILQTPLKTGVVAIIRGAQPGKTYGLRCDIDALPIMEETELPYKSEIPGKMHACGHDFHTAAVLGTALLLQERKEKLHGNVKILFQPAEESSHGAETVLQTGILSDVEAIFGLHTAAYLPVGTLGIRAGSVMAAVDRFELNITGTGCHGGHPDEGVDTILVAASVIQALQSIVGRNLNPFHTGVVSVTRIHGGNTWNVIPDKVELEGTVRSMDKEDRVFIEKRMRGIAENIAAAYGAKAELLWYPGPPATVNEETWSAFAEDVAKECGYEVVPQRNSTGGEDFAFYLEKIPGCFINVGTGVGYPNHHPQFYADEAALAPAAEYFARLLEEALGK; encoded by the coding sequence ATGGAACAGAAAGTATTAGAGCAGAAACTTACGGATTTCTTTGAGGAACTTCACAGTCACCCAGAGCTATCCTATGAGGAATATGAGACGACAGAGCGGATCAAAAGAGAACTTCATGCAGCAGGAATCGAAATTTTACAGACACCATTAAAAACCGGCGTGGTTGCCATAATACGAGGCGCACAACCGGGAAAAACATATGGATTGCGTTGTGACATTGATGCACTGCCGATCATGGAGGAGACAGAGCTGCCTTATAAGTCAGAAATTCCGGGAAAGATGCATGCCTGCGGACATGATTTCCATACGGCAGCAGTGCTTGGAACAGCATTACTCTTGCAGGAGCGAAAAGAGAAACTGCATGGAAATGTAAAAATTCTGTTCCAGCCGGCAGAGGAGTCGTCACATGGAGCAGAGACGGTTCTGCAGACAGGGATACTTTCTGATGTGGAGGCGATTTTTGGTCTGCACACAGCAGCATATCTTCCGGTTGGCACACTTGGAATCCGTGCCGGAAGTGTTATGGCGGCGGTAGACCGGTTTGAATTAAATATTACGGGTACAGGCTGCCATGGCGGTCATCCGGATGAGGGAGTGGACACGATACTTGTGGCGGCATCTGTGATACAGGCATTGCAGAGCATTGTCGGCAGAAACTTAAATCCGTTTCATACGGGGGTGGTCAGTGTGACAAGGATTCATGGCGGTAATACCTGGAATGTGATTCCGGATAAAGTGGAATTAGAGGGAACAGTTCGTTCCATGGACAAAGAGGATCGTGTTTTTATAGAAAAACGCATGCGCGGGATTGCAGAAAACATAGCCGCAGCGTATGGTGCGAAGGCAGAATTACTATGGTATCCGGGACCTCCTGCAACAGTCAATGAGGAAACATGGAGTGCGTTTGCAGAAGATGTGGCAAAAGAATGTGGCTATGAGGTTGTTCCACAGCGAAATTCAACAGGTGGAGAGGATTTCGCATTTTATCTGGAAAAGATACCGGGATGTTTTATCAATGTCGGGACAGGGGTTGGTTATCCAAACCATCATCCACAATTTTATGCGGATGAGGCTGCACTTGCACCGGCGGCAGAGTATTTTGCAAGACTGTTAGAAGAAGCACTTGGTAAATAA
- a CDS encoding ABC transporter permease produces the protein MIKKKKENLNETYMQMVLRRFRAHHLAKISLVILVVVGLAALFAPVVAPYDPDAIVGTFSGAPCKEFILGTDQIGRDVFSRLLYATRISLLVGILATAISTVIGVVLGLIAGYFGGVADMILMRFTDMVMSFPYILLVLVAAAIFKPGLWSIILILGFVDWPGVARLVRGNVLSLRETNFVKGNVVAGMPLRHILFSEILPNTVAPILVYATSVMAISMLDEAALSFLGMGVQPPMASLGNMLNGAQSITVLTSQPWLWLPPGIMIVVLVISINFVGDALRDAFDPSGGRR, from the coding sequence ATGATAAAAAAGAAAAAAGAAAACTTAAATGAAACATATATGCAGATGGTGCTGCGTCGTTTCCGTGCACATCATCTTGCAAAAATCAGCCTTGTGATACTGGTTGTTGTCGGACTGGCGGCATTGTTTGCACCGGTTGTTGCGCCTTATGACCCGGATGCAATTGTCGGAACGTTTAGTGGAGCACCGTGTAAAGAGTTTATTCTTGGAACAGATCAGATCGGCAGGGACGTATTCAGCAGGCTTTTATATGCAACAAGGATATCACTGCTTGTGGGAATCCTTGCTACAGCCATATCGACGGTGATTGGTGTGGTACTTGGCCTGATCGCGGGATATTTTGGCGGAGTGGCAGATATGATACTGATGCGTTTTACGGATATGGTCATGTCTTTTCCTTATATCCTTCTGGTGCTTGTTGCAGCAGCGATCTTTAAACCGGGATTGTGGAGTATTATTCTGATTCTGGGATTTGTAGACTGGCCTGGGGTAGCAAGACTGGTACGTGGAAATGTGCTCAGCTTACGTGAAACAAATTTTGTCAAAGGAAATGTAGTGGCAGGCATGCCGCTTCGTCATATCCTGTTTTCCGAGATTTTGCCAAATACGGTTGCTCCGATCCTCGTATATGCAACTTCTGTTATGGCAATCTCCATGTTAGATGAGGCGGCGTTAAGTTTCCTTGGCATGGGTGTGCAGCCTCCAATGGCAAGCCTTGGAAATATGTTAAACGGAGCACAGTCTATTACGGTACTGACGTCACAGCCTTGGCTCTGGCTGCCTCCGGGGATTATGATCGTTGTGCTGGTTATTTCCATCAACTTTGTTGGGGATGCACTGCGTGATGCATTTGATCCGTCTGGTGGGCGCAGATAG
- a CDS encoding ABC transporter permease → MTKYIIKRILIAIPVLLGITVIDYAIMCMAGSPLEMLQGPRVSEAAVQAKAIALGLDKPFYVQYFVWLGQLLHGNMGYSIKNYQPVADMIASHLGPTLLLMGVSLFVSILLAVPSGIYSAIHQYSKGDYTVVTLSFLGSSIPGFFLAMLLIYLFTVKLGWLPSGGMTTLGTSGGAADVAAHMVMPVIVLAVSMAGTNIRYIRSAVLEILQQDYLRTARAKGIGHFLVINKHALRNALVPIVTVIGMEIPVLFGGSIIVEQVFSWPGLGLMTMSAITNRDYPVIMGVCLLSAIVVLLGNLLTDILYAVVDPTIKLQ, encoded by the coding sequence ATGACAAAATATATTATCAAACGTATCCTGATCGCGATTCCGGTATTGCTCGGTATTACTGTGATCGATTATGCGATCATGTGTATGGCGGGGAGTCCGCTTGAAATGCTGCAGGGACCGCGTGTTTCGGAAGCTGCAGTACAGGCAAAAGCAATAGCACTTGGACTCGACAAACCATTTTATGTGCAGTATTTTGTGTGGCTGGGACAGCTTCTGCATGGGAATATGGGATATTCCATTAAAAATTACCAGCCTGTTGCAGATATGATCGCAAGCCATCTGGGACCAACATTGCTTTTGATGGGGGTATCACTGTTTGTCAGTATATTGCTTGCTGTTCCGTCAGGAATTTACAGTGCAATCCATCAGTATTCAAAAGGTGATTATACGGTAGTGACATTATCATTTCTTGGCAGCAGTATTCCGGGATTTTTCCTTGCCATGCTTCTCATCTATCTGTTTACAGTCAAATTGGGCTGGCTGCCTTCCGGTGGAATGACAACGCTTGGCACGTCCGGTGGTGCAGCAGATGTGGCGGCACATATGGTTATGCCGGTCATTGTCCTTGCGGTGTCCATGGCAGGAACAAATATCCGCTATATCCGCAGTGCAGTGCTTGAAATCTTACAGCAGGATTATCTGCGTACAGCACGGGCAAAGGGAATCGGACATTTTCTTGTCATCAATAAACATGCACTGCGCAATGCCTTAGTTCCGATCGTGACGGTCATTGGAATGGAAATACCGGTATTGTTTGGAGGTTCTATTATTGTGGAGCAGGTATTTTCCTGGCCGGGACTTGGTCTTATGACGATGAGTGCGATCACAAACCGTGATTATCCGGTTATTATGGGAGTCTGTCTGCTCTCAGCGATCGTTGTACTGCTCGGTAATCTTCTGACAGATATTTTATATGCGGTAGTAGATCCGACGATAAAACTTCAGTAA
- a CDS encoding ABC transporter ATP-binding protein: protein MDKELIRVEKLKKYYDIKGGIITHTVSQVQAVDGVDFSIKKGETLGLVGESGCGKSTIGQLLVGLISPTDGAIYYHGEKIAAKSLTHNEKKARKQAGTGLQMIFQDSYSSLNPRKRIYDILAQPMLYHGISDKRTIDTDIKQLLDMVGLPQSTLLKYPHEFSGGQRQRIGIAKALSLKPEFIVCDEPVSALDVSIQAQILNLIRELQNELGLTSLFVGHGLGAVRYVSDRIAVMYLGKIVEIADASEVFLHPAHPYTKALTHAAPVADPGHREEKPAVLKGEVASAVHPPKGCRFHPRCPYARDDCRLSEPVLLPIAGKPDHLVACPYYEGTENA from the coding sequence ATGGATAAAGAACTGATCAGAGTAGAAAAATTAAAAAAATATTATGACATCAAAGGTGGTATCATTACCCATACTGTCAGTCAGGTACAGGCAGTTGACGGTGTTGATTTTTCAATAAAAAAGGGCGAGACACTTGGTCTGGTTGGAGAGTCCGGATGTGGAAAATCCACGATCGGACAGCTTTTAGTCGGGCTGATTTCACCGACGGACGGAGCGATTTACTATCATGGAGAAAAAATCGCTGCAAAATCACTTACCCACAATGAAAAAAAGGCACGAAAACAGGCAGGAACCGGTCTTCAGATGATCTTTCAGGATTCCTATTCCTCTTTAAATCCCCGGAAACGTATCTATGATATTTTGGCACAGCCAATGTTATATCATGGAATTTCGGATAAGAGAACAATTGACACTGATATAAAACAGCTTTTAGATATGGTCGGACTGCCCCAGAGCACACTTTTAAAATATCCGCATGAATTTTCGGGTGGACAGAGACAGCGTATTGGAATAGCAAAAGCGTTGTCATTAAAACCGGAGTTCATCGTGTGTGATGAACCGGTCAGTGCACTTGATGTGTCGATACAGGCACAGATATTAAATCTGATCCGTGAGTTACAAAATGAACTGGGACTGACAAGTCTGTTTGTGGGGCATGGTCTTGGAGCTGTCCGTTACGTGAGTGACAGGATCGCGGTTATGTACCTTGGGAAGATCGTTGAGATCGCAGATGCCAGTGAAGTGTTCTTACATCCTGCACATCCGTATACAAAAGCGCTGACACATGCAGCACCGGTTGCAGATCCGGGACACCGGGAAGAAAAGCCTGCAGTTTTAAAAGGCGAGGTTGCTTCCGCGGTGCATCCTCCAAAAGGATGCCGGTTTCATCCGAGGTGTCCGTATGCGAGAGACGACTGCCGGCTGAGTGAGCCGGTGCTTTTACCGATTGCCGGAAAACCGGATCATCTGGTGGCATGTCCTTATTATGAGGGGACAGAAAATGCGTAA
- a CDS encoding ABC transporter ATP-binding protein encodes MSKLLQVNDLTTAFTGDFGKKISVDHVSFEVAEGETVCIVGESGCGKSVTSLSIMGLLGKGGAVIDGSVLFTNKNLLDMDEKQLDMIRGNQMTMVFQDPLTSLNPVFTIGSQITESIRIHLHLSKKEAKERAVTILEKVGMPDARAAMKKYPHMLSGGMRQRVMIAMALCCNPKLLIADEPTTALDVTIQAQIMELMKELQKEIGMSVILITHDIGLVAQMADRVLVMYAGQIIEMASVKDLFYHPAHPYTKALLDTVPGIYDESGRTLASIPGIVPENYDQITGCRFADRCAFAGEGCVEKQEMKETEKDHFVRCHKACRS; translated from the coding sequence ATGTCAAAATTATTACAGGTAAATGATCTGACGACAGCGTTTACCGGAGATTTTGGAAAAAAGATCAGTGTGGATCATGTCAGTTTTGAAGTTGCAGAAGGAGAAACGGTTTGTATCGTTGGTGAGTCCGGCTGTGGCAAGAGTGTGACATCACTGTCTATAATGGGATTATTAGGAAAGGGCGGAGCTGTTATTGACGGCTCTGTCCTCTTTACAAACAAAAATCTGCTAGATATGGATGAAAAGCAGTTAGATATGATCCGCGGAAATCAGATGACGATGGTTTTTCAGGACCCTTTAACGTCGTTAAATCCGGTGTTTACGATTGGAAGTCAGATTACGGAGAGTATACGCATCCATCTGCATCTTTCAAAAAAAGAAGCAAAAGAGAGGGCTGTTACGATTTTAGAGAAAGTCGGGATGCCGGATGCGCGTGCAGCAATGAAAAAATATCCGCATATGTTATCCGGAGGGATGCGTCAGCGTGTGATGATCGCGATGGCACTTTGCTGCAATCCAAAGCTTCTCATTGCGGATGAACCGACAACGGCGCTGGATGTGACGATTCAGGCTCAGATCATGGAGCTGATGAAAGAACTGCAAAAAGAGATTGGGATGTCAGTGATCCTGATCACACATGATATTGGACTTGTGGCGCAGATGGCGGATCGTGTGCTTGTTATGTATGCGGGACAGATTATAGAGATGGCATCAGTGAAAGATCTTTTTTATCATCCGGCACATCCGTATACGAAAGCACTGCTTGATACGGTTCCGGGTATTTATGATGAGAGTGGAAGGACACTTGCATCAATTCCGGGCATTGTACCGGAAAATTATGACCAGATCACAGGGTGCCGGTTTGCAGACCGCTGTGCATTTGCCGGAGAAGGCTGCGTGGAAAAGCAGGAGATGAAAGAGACAGAAAAGGATCATTTTGTACGCTGCCATAAGGCTTGCAGGAGTTAA
- a CDS encoding ABC transporter substrate-binding protein yields MRKERRWKKVLSALMLTAAMGITAVGCGTSGGNTGSQPQGENAAATEMAEVSDDIVNIGVTDTLGTLNPLLMDGGEINKYATSLMFLPLVELNSKLEFEGEIADSVTTEDNKNFIVHIDEKATWSDGEKITADDVVYTALRLTSPVIGNTSMMYYVFEGVGDDGFTEEGAESIDGIKAIDDATVQFTTKDEMSLATFENSYARYLMTLPKHVIEQYSEEELKTADWFNHPDVVSGPYMVTDFDVDHYISYKANENYWKGAPKIAKLNIKIVSGSQLYAGLQSGEIDITQPTMSVIPQEDYDSIEGLSNVNVVYGEPVTNQSVFIQTKNVPDVRVRQAMLYAIDRKMVLEQLLKGKGEVVDGFLSSASPFYDDGIVPVEQDVEKAKELLAEAGWDGSQTLRFCVNSGDGAFVNAANVFVAQWAAVGIKVEVQTVDFATLMSVAGTNDYDILAVQYTYAPVDPYPDVAWLLGGEESWTGYGDDSVNEALAKTQTTSDIDEIKGLYSVVDQKVQEDVPMFSAYIVSAQAAVNKRLVNATPSVYGFFNNVEQWEITK; encoded by the coding sequence ATGAGAAAAGAAAGAAGATGGAAAAAAGTCCTGTCGGCGCTTATGCTTACGGCTGCGATGGGGATTACTGCTGTTGGATGCGGGACTTCTGGCGGCAATACAGGCAGTCAGCCGCAGGGGGAAAATGCTGCAGCAACAGAGATGGCAGAAGTTTCAGATGATATTGTAAACATTGGTGTTACGGATACACTTGGAACATTAAATCCGCTTTTGATGGATGGCGGTGAGATCAATAAATATGCGACCAGCCTGATGTTTCTTCCACTGGTGGAATTAAATTCCAAACTGGAATTTGAAGGTGAGATTGCTGATTCTGTCACAACGGAAGATAATAAAAATTTCATCGTGCATATCGATGAGAAAGCAACCTGGTCAGATGGCGAGAAGATCACTGCAGATGATGTGGTATATACAGCACTTCGTCTGACTTCCCCGGTTATTGGAAATACCTCCATGATGTATTATGTGTTTGAAGGTGTCGGAGATGACGGTTTTACGGAAGAGGGAGCGGAGAGTATCGACGGTATCAAAGCGATTGATGATGCAACAGTACAGTTTACTACAAAAGATGAGATGTCATTAGCCACATTTGAAAATTCCTATGCACGTTATCTGATGACACTTCCAAAACATGTGATCGAGCAGTACAGTGAGGAAGAATTAAAGACGGCTGACTGGTTTAATCATCCGGATGTGGTCAGCGGACCATATATGGTGACGGATTTTGATGTCGATCATTATATTTCTTATAAAGCGAATGAAAATTACTGGAAAGGTGCACCAAAGATCGCGAAACTCAATATCAAGATCGTAAGCGGCAGTCAGCTTTATGCCGGATTACAGTCCGGGGAGATCGACATTACACAGCCGACAATGAGTGTTATCCCACAGGAAGATTATGACAGCATTGAAGGACTTTCCAATGTGAATGTTGTATACGGAGAACCGGTAACAAACCAGTCCGTGTTTATCCAGACAAAGAATGTTCCTGATGTGCGTGTGCGTCAGGCAATGTTATATGCAATTGACCGTAAGATGGTTTTAGAGCAGCTTTTAAAAGGAAAAGGTGAAGTTGTAGACGGATTTCTTTCTTCTGCAAGTCCTTTTTATGACGATGGCATCGTTCCGGTAGAACAGGATGTGGAGAAAGCGAAAGAACTTTTAGCAGAGGCCGGATGGGACGGATCACAGACTTTACGTTTTTGTGTGAATTCCGGAGACGGCGCATTCGTAAATGCAGCAAATGTGTTTGTGGCACAGTGGGCTGCAGTTGGTATTAAGGTGGAAGTGCAGACAGTGGATTTTGCAACCCTGATGTCTGTAGCAGGTACAAATGATTATGATATTTTGGCGGTACAGTATACTTATGCGCCGGTTGATCCATACCCGGATGTAGCATGGCTTTTAGGTGGCGAGGAGAGCTGGACCGGATACGGAGATGACAGTGTAAATGAAGCACTTGCAAAGACACAGACGACAAGTGATATTGATGAGATCAAAGGTCTTTATTCAGTAGTGGATCAGAAAGTGCAGGAAGATGTGCCGATGTTCTCTGCTTATATTGTCAGTGCGCAGGCGGCTGTTAACAAACGTCTGGTAAATGCCACACCAAGTGTGTATGGTTTCTTTAATAATGTAGAACAGTGGGAAATTACGAAATAA
- a CDS encoding peptidase C39, protein MKNLLIYQSTEYDCGPTTLTNAIRYLFDREEIYPDIVKYIMLYCLDSYNEAGEVGKRGTSASAMMFLSNWLTQFGQVKNFPISCNFLSKKDVVLSQNSHIIGALQQGGAVLLRVYLEVPHYILLTGVSDNDIYVFDPYYEEIDDPELDKEFFEDGITFITDQPKRANRMISIDRLSSTGVGFYEMGPYEEREAVILFNTNTRKTPENSIEYII, encoded by the coding sequence ATGAAAAATCTGTTAATCTATCAATCCACTGAATATGACTGTGGCCCGACCACCTTGACAAATGCAATCCGATATCTGTTTGACCGTGAAGAAATTTATCCTGATATTGTCAAATATATTATGCTCTATTGTCTCGATTCTTATAATGAAGCCGGTGAGGTAGGAAAACGCGGTACTTCCGCATCTGCCATGATGTTTTTAAGCAACTGGCTCACCCAGTTTGGACAAGTGAAAAACTTTCCTATTTCCTGCAATTTTCTATCTAAAAAAGATGTCGTATTATCCCAAAACAGCCATATTATCGGTGCCCTGCAGCAGGGTGGTGCTGTTTTGCTCCGTGTCTACTTAGAAGTACCGCATTATATTCTGCTGACTGGTGTTTCGGACAATGATATTTATGTGTTTGATCCATATTATGAAGAGATAGATGACCCTGAACTCGACAAAGAATTCTTTGAAGATGGCATCACCTTTATCACCGATCAGCCAAAGCGTGCTAACCGCATGATTTCAATCGACAGGCTTTCAAGTACCGGTGTCGGCTTTTATGAAATGGGACCATATGAGGAACGTGAGGCTGTGATCCTGTTCAACACAAATACCAGGAAAACGCCCGAAAACAGTATTGAATACATCATATAA